In a single window of the Coregonus clupeaformis isolate EN_2021a chromosome 10, ASM2061545v1, whole genome shotgun sequence genome:
- the LOC121575754 gene encoding zinc finger E-box-binding homeobox 2-like, with translation MHPVGCPSKPIGPPLHDSQKHHSHNVDIEWVSSLGSEEEDGVEVDLWSLEPQDYQGSLDKTSLTPSDGEGDVEGTEPGGTPSPRGQSTRPQSPSPKEDHWVEEEEEGPESGITMDREQESLMTYSQRSDSRALEDLAHYDFLLQLRKASSHQPASHHNHLPPNGRSPASAMYHPGSLHLHDDLPPLWSPGAQRSPERPDGVPLSPDALRNLEACPFCQRTFHRGGSLRQHIRFRHEWEGGHYRAQMERHMHSQGQGKHPGSDHGIESRKFKCLQCGKSFKYKHHLKEHLRIHSGEKPYECSNCKKCFSHSGSYSSHLSSKKCLTGGGGGGGGESYNSRHSHGTYQSSTASPSAGSGRNSSGKGSPYPLHTQQRQPPGDLERGLYPPGDQARGVLRGQEPGRELGRLWDPTAALSLRNSVFKGPTLLPYLHASSGGKFEQMLQEMLRREEGGVGSAREEGRLVIHNGGRDRKASSPDYPKPLKRNRAGSGEGYGGGGGVTCHWCSQLFPSPTVLLQHERYLCKMNRQAMEVPEGPRSKDHLSPLYFSSRPPLQPPPPDNNHKPPAMANGFSKDKSPLQRPSWHSVPLEMLVTMHSPQQPLPDSLSMRSYWSSQESGGSGGSPSQPAPTNPATDMSSPLPLGQRQFPSSGFDSPLCLDLSSTTLTPPWSRTAPKGRTPGSGSAQNDQPLDLSLPKPQEGKALEDSMPSNGHPRPGEKREKTYREPAENQQHHRRLSLSPPCQQHQAVYSGTPMFEGSIYSAYPLFNPMMPAGLAGLGHDEVPSLPLSQPASSQRFLSPMAYMMESDTDAVLKRIHQERQAFMGELMGCGGLDYLSLMEEGGEGEGGLRRKRLKKTNEGLYACNICNKTFQKSSSLLRHKYEHTGKRPHECQICKKAFKHKHHLMEHSRLHSGEKPYQCDKCGKRFSHSGSYSQHMNHRYAYCSRDQEQEGVEEPPLTPGGSTDLGHVARGTPLSMEDTPMFLSDASLDGGIGGRADEEEEEEEDETDETKGGRMKEACSLSGSGSGEGLGLELCSSLVGNERDREQVDRDNGEGESSGLETYRLENNHHWDRDVLEQNGDQNTYIYELSPEAPLSQ, from the exons ATGCATCCTGTGGGCTGCCCCTCCAAGCCCATTGGCCCACCTCTCCACGACAGTCAAAAGCATCACAGTCATAACG tGGACATCGAATGGGTCAGTTCTCTGGGCTCGGAGGAGGAGGATGGTGTTGAGGTGGATCTGTGGAGCCTGGAGCCCCAGGACTACCAGGGCAGTCTGGACAAGACCAGTCTGACCCCCAGCGACGGTGAGGGGGACGTGGAAGGGACCGAGCCAGGAGGTACCCCCAGCCCCAGGGGCCAGTCAACCCGGCCCCAAAGCCCCAGCCCCAAGGAGGACCACTGGgtagaagaggaagaggagggacctGAGAGTGGGATAACTATGGACAGGGAGCAGGAATCTCTCATGACCTACA gtcagaggtcagacagCAGGGCCTTGGAGGACTTGGCCCACTATGACTTCCTGCTGCAGCTGAGAAAGGCATCCTCCCACCAACCTGCCTCACACCACAACCACCTGCCCCCCAACGGCAGAAGCCCTGCCTCAGCCATGTACCACCCTGGCAGCCTGCACCTCCATGATGACCTCCCTCCCCTCTGGTCTCCTGGGGCTCAGCGCTCacctgagagaccag ATGGTGTCCCTTTGAGTCCTGATGCTCTGAGGAACCTAGAGGCTTGTCCGTTCTGCCAGCGTACCTTCCACCGAGGAGGGTCCCTACGCCAGCACATCAGGTTTCGCCACGAGTGGGAAGGCGGGCACTATAGGGCTCAGATGGAACGACACATGCACAGTCAGGGACAGGGCAAG CACCCTGGGTCTGACCATGGCATAGAGAGCAGAAAGTTCAAGTGTCTTCAGTGTGGGAAATCCTTCAAGTACAAACATCACCTCAAAGAGCACCTCCGCATCCACAGTG GTGAGAAACCGTATGAATGTTCCAACTGCAAGAAGTGCTTCTCTCACTCCGGATCCTACAGCTCACACCTCAGTAGTAAGAAGTGCttgacagggggaggaggaggaggtggaggggagagctATAACAGCAGACATAGCCACGGGACCTACCAGTCCTCCACTGCATCACCCTCAGCAGGCAGCGGTAGGAACAGCAGTGGAAAGGGCTCTCCCTACCCTCTTCACACCCAGCAGCGTCAGCCACCAGGGGACTTAGAGAGGGGGCTGTACCCACCTGGGGACCAGGCCAGGGGGGTCCTCCGGGGCCAGGAGCCGGGCAGGGAGCTGGGCAGGCTGTGGGATCCCACGGCGGCGCTCTCCCTCCGGAACAGCGTGTTCAAGGGCCCCACCCTGCTACCGTACCTACATGCCAGCTCCGGGGGCAAGTTTGAGCAGATGCTGCAGGAGATGCTtcgcagggaggagggaggtgtagGCTCGgccagggaggaggggagactggtgattcaCAACGGTGGGCGAGACAGGAAGGCATCATCGCCAGATTATCCAAAACCGCTGAAACGCAACCGGGCCGGCTCGGGTGAGGGGTatgggggtggaggtggggtgACATGTCACTGGTGCTCCCAGCTCTTCCCCAGCCCCACCGTATTACTCCAGCATGAGCGCTACCTCTGTAAGATGAACCGGCAGGCAATGGAGGTGCCTGAAGGTCCTCGCAGCAAAgaccacctctctcccctctacttcTCTTCCAGACCCCCTCTCCAGCCACCCCCACCAGACAACAACCACAAACCCCCAGCGATGGCtaatggtttctccaaagacaagtCTCCTCTCCAGAGACCCAGCTGGCACTCTGTCCCTCTGGAGATGCTGGTCACCATGCACTCCCCCCAACAGCCCCTCCCAGATTCACTATCCATGAGATCCTATTGGTCTAGCCAGGAGAGTGGCGGGAGTGGCGGCAGCCCCAGCCAACCAGCACCAACTAACCCTGCTACAGACATGTCCTCACCGCTACCACTAGGGCAAAGACAATTCCCCTCTTCAGGGTTCGACTCGCCCCTCTGCCTGGACCTTTCCTCCACCACTCTCACCCCCCCTTGGAGTCGAACCGCCCCCAAAGGAAGGACCCCTGGGTCGGGGAGCGCCCAGAACGACCAACCCCTGGATCTCTCCCTCCCCAAGCCCCAGGAGGGGAAAGCCCTGGAGGACAGCATGCCCAGTAACGGACACCCTCGTccgggagaaaagagagagaagacctACAGAGAGCCAGCAGAGAACCAGCAGCACCACCGGAGGCTGAGTCTCAGTCCACCTTGTCAACAG CATCAAGCAGTCTACAGTGGCACTCCGATGTTTGAGGGCTCCATCTACAGTGCATACCCTCTGTTTAACCCCATGATGCCTGCTGGGCTAGCTGGCTTAGGGCATGACGAGGTCCCCTCCCTGCCcctcagtcaaccagccagcagTCAGCGATTCCTCTCCCCTATGGCCTACATGATGGAGTCAGACACAGACGCTGTGCTGAAGAGGATCCATCAGGAGAGACAAGCATTCATG GGTGAGCTGATGGGTTGTGGGGGTCTGGATTACCTCTCTctgatggaggagggaggagagggagaggggggactaCGGAGGAAGAGACTGAAGAAGACAAACGAAGGCCTGTACGCCTGCAACATCTGCAACAAGACCTTCCAGAAGAGCAGCTCTCTGCTCCGACACAAGTACGAGCACACAG GTAAACGTCCCCACGAGTGCCAGATCTGCAAGAAGGCCTTCAAGCACAAGCACCATCTGATGGAGCACAGTCGGCTGCACTCTGGAGAGAAGCCCTACCAGTGTGACAAGTGTGGCAAGCGGTTTTCCCACTCTGGCTCCTACTCCCAACACATGAACCATCGATACGCCTACTGTAGCAGGGACCAGGAACAGGAGGGGGTCGAGGAGCCTCCTCTAACCCCAGGAGGGTCCACCGATCTGGGCCATGTTGCCAGGGGCACCCCCCTCTCCATGGAGGACACCCCAATGTTTCTCAGTGATGCCAGTCTGGACGGGGGGATAGGAGGGAGagcagatgaagaggaggaggaagaggaggacgagacAGACGAGACTAAAGGAGGCCGTATGAAGGAGGCGTGTAGTTTGTCAGGATCAGGGTCTGGTGaagggttggggttggagctgtgCTCTAGCCTTGTGGGGAATGAGAGAGACCGAGAGCAGGTCGACAGAGACAATGGAGAGGGAGAAAGTTCTGGTCTAGAGACTTACAGACTAGAGAACAACCATCACTGGGACAGAGACGTGTTGGAACAAAATGGAGACCAGAACACATACATATACGAGCTGAGCCCAGAAGCTCCACTGTCACAATGA